DNA from Vicinamibacterales bacterium:
GCTGGATCTTGAAATTGCCTTCGGATGTCTCGACATTCGCGTAAGTGGCCACGGGTCCTCCACTCGGAATACTGCCATACTGCGCGAGCCGCTGTCCCGGGAACTTCTGACGGGACGGCGGCGTGGCATCGGCTCTACGAAGATCTTCGTTGACACTACGAAGCCATTCGTAGATACTCGGCTCCGTCCGAGACGATGACCAAATCCTCCATCCCGCGCCCGACCGACGCCGAACTCGCCATTCTTCGCGTGCTGTGGACACGCGGACCGAGCACCGTGCGCCAGGTGCACGAGCAGCTGGCGCGCGACCGAACGGCCGGCTACACCACGTCGCTCAAGCTGCTGCAGATCATGACCGACAAGGGGCTCGTCGAACGGGACGAGCGCGATCGCACGCACGTCTATCGGGCGCGCCTTGCCGAGGAACAGACGCAGCGGCAGCTGATTCGCGATCTCGTCGACCGCGCCTTCGGCGGCTCGGCGACGAAGCTGGTACTGCAGGCGCTGAACGCCAGGCGCGCGTCACCCGAAGAGCTGCGCGACATCCGCAAGGCGATCGACCAGGCGAAAGCCAGGGCGGGCGCAGACAAGGAGACCGGCGATGAGCGTGATTGAGATCTGGCTCCGGCAGCCGGCGGCCCAGGCGATCGGCTGGGCGCTCGTGCAATTCCTCTGGCAGGGGGCCGCGATCGGCGTGGTCGCGGCGCTGGCGCTCGCGGCCCTGCGGCGCAGCGCCGCCGACGTCCGCTACGTGGTCTCGTCCATCGCGCTCGCGTTGATGTTGACGCTGCCGGTGGTGACCGGGGTTCAGCGCTATCAGGCGCTCCGCGGTCAGGCCGCGTCGCAAGGCGCGACCGCCTTCCGGAACGGTGTTGCGGCCGGCGACGGTTTCCGCATGACGTTGGATCGGATCGGCATCAGCGGGATCGCGGGATCGCCGGCGCCGTTCGGGCGCCAGCCGATCGCGCCGCGTCCGATCGACTGGACCGTGGTGATCGACGTGGCGCCCGTCGTCTGGAGCGTCGGCGTGCTGCTGCTCACGCTGCGGCTGCTGACCGGCTGGGTATGCGCGCAGCGTCTGCGGACGCACGGCGTCACACCCGCCGATGAGCCCTGGCGCGCCATGACCGCGCGGCTGGCGCGGCGGCTGCACATCGCGCGAGCTGTCACCCTGCTCGAGTCGTCGCTGGTGGACGTGCCGACGGTGATCGGTTTCCTCAAACCGGTCGTCCTCCTGCCGGCCAGCACGATCGCCGGGCTCACGCCGCAGCAGGTCGAAGCCATCCTGGCGCACGAGCTGGCACACGTCCGCCGTCACGATTACCTCGTCAACCTGGTGCAGACGCTCGTCGAGACGATCCTCTTCTATCACCCGGCGGTATGGTGGCTCTCGGGACGGCTCCGCGTCGAGCGCGAACACTGCTGCGACGATCTGGCGGTGAGCCTCTGCGGCGATCCGGTGACGTACGCGGCGGCGCTCGCCGACCTGGAGGCGCTGCGATCGTCGGATCCGCTACGCGTGCCCCGCATCGCGATGGCGGCGACGGGCGGATCGCTCCTGCTGCGGATCCGGCGGCTGCTCGGCGCGCCGTCGCCGCAGTCGAGCCGCGGACCGGCGTGGCTCGCCGGGACGGTGGCGCTCCTGCTGGCCGGCGGGATCGCCGCGAGCGCCCAACGCGATCAGTCTGATCCCGGCTCGCCGCGGCCGGTCGTGGCGGTGCCGCACACCACGGCGGTCATGGCAAATGCGCCGGCGATCGCGAGGCCGTCGCCTCTGTCGACGAGCGCG
Protein-coding regions in this window:
- a CDS encoding BlaI/MecI/CopY family transcriptional regulator; translated protein: MTKSSIPRPTDAELAILRVLWTRGPSTVRQVHEQLARDRTAGYTTSLKLLQIMTDKGLVERDERDRTHVYRARLAEEQTQRQLIRDLVDRAFGGSATKLVLQALNARRASPEELRDIRKAIDQAKARAGADKETGDERD